Below is a genomic region from Isosphaeraceae bacterium EP7.
AAGTCTCACGAATGCTGGCAACCCACGTCGACTTCAGATTCGCGACCTGGGATTGCGCAAGACCTCGCGATTCACCAGGTTCCTGGGGGCTTCCCCGGACAGGATCCGGCGGGCTTCCTGGGCCGCCTTGGTCCGCATCTCCACGAATCCTTCCCCGCTGTAGAACGCCGAATGCGGCGTCAGGATGACCTCGGGGTGCGACCTCAGTCGATCGTCGTCCAGCGGCTCGCGTTCGAAGACGTCGATGCCCGCGCCCGAAAGGTGCCCGGACTCGAGCGCGGCGATGAGTGCCTCCTGGTCCACCAGGCCGCCGCGAGCCGTGTTTAACAGGATCGCGCCCGGGGGCAGAAGGGCGAGCGTCCGCGCATTGATGATGTGATGGCTCGTGTGGTCCAGGTAGCAATGCAGGCTGAGGAATTGACTCTGGGCCAGTAGCGAGTCCAGGTCGTACTCGCGGCGGATGCCCAACGCCTTCTCCATGCCCGGCGGCTGCACCGGATCATAGAAGACGACGTCCAGCCCGAAGGCCTTGGCCCGCAGCGCCGTGGCGATGCCGATCCGGCCGCAGCCGATCAGCCCCAGGGTCTTGCCACGCAGCCTGGGGGCCGACTGCCCCACCTTGTAATCCCAGACGCCGGCCCGCATCGACGCGTCGAGGTGCAGGAGCTTTCGAGTGGTCGCAAGCAGCAACATGATCGCGTGATCGGCGACCTCTTCGGTGCCGTAATCGGGCACGTTGCAGACGAGGATCCCGCGCTCGCCGGCCGCCTTCCAGTCGACATTGTTGTAGCCGACCCCCGCGCGGATCACGGCCTTGCAACGCTCGGCCTTTGCGAAGGTGGCGTCGGTCAGGGCCGCGATGTCGTGGAAGATGATGATGACATCGGCGTCGCGGCAGAGTTCCTCGATGTCGCGCTCGTGCGTCGCGTGGCCGAGCACCAGGTCGGCCAGGCCGGAAAGTT
It encodes:
- a CDS encoding C-terminal binding protein, whose translation is MAGPKRVLITDFLEETTLEAPELSGLADLVLGHATHERDIEELCRDADVIIIFHDIAALTDATFAKAERCKAVIRAGVGYNNVDWKAAGERGILVCNVPDYGTEEVADHAIMLLLATTRKLLHLDASMRAGVWDYKVGQSAPRLRGKTLGLIGCGRIGIATALRAKAFGLDVVFYDPVQPPGMEKALGIRREYDLDSLLAQSQFLSLHCYLDHTSHHIINARTLALLPPGAILLNTARGGLVDQEALIAALESGHLSGAGIDVFEREPLDDDRLRSHPEVILTPHSAFYSGEGFVEMRTKAAQEARRILSGEAPRNLVNREVLRNPRSRI